From the genome of Populus trichocarpa isolate Nisqually-1 chromosome 15, P.trichocarpa_v4.1, whole genome shotgun sequence, one region includes:
- the LOC7476755 gene encoding protein LPA2 codes for MALQIHSPSSSSLFKKPSHLLLLSPLTKPTKLKVIAQTSTNNPTPPEKKPSTVSPGQGFGSQSAAAATTSKTASGSESKNKPKGNRRERASIIRRAPAEKPGFISQENEVKVKEQGRNETAFLLAWLGLGGIILVEGILLAASGFLPEEWDKFFVKYLYPSFTPTVGLFVAGTVAYGVSKYLQNENLKDLK; via the exons CCCTCTCATCTTCTCCTTCTCTCACCATTGACAAAACCCACCAAACTCAAAGTCATAGCCCAAACCTCCACAAATAACCCAACCCCACCGGAGAAAAAACCCTCCACAGTCTCACCTGGTCAAGGGTTTGGCTCAcaatcagcagcagcagctactACAAGCAAGACAGCCAGTGGAAGCGAGAGTAAAAATAAACCAAAGGGTAATAGAAGAGAGAGAGCATCAATAATTAGAAGGGCTCCAGCTGAGAAACCAGGTTTTATAAGCCAAGAAAATGAGGTTAAAGTTAAAGAACAGGGTAGAAATGAGACTGCTTTTCTTCTTGCTTGGTTAGGACTTGGTGGGATCATTCTTGTTGAGGGCATTCTGCTTGCTGCTTCAG GCTTCCTACCAGAAGAATGGGATAAATTTTTTGTGAAGTATCTATACCCATCTTTCACCCCTACAGTTGGCTTGTTTGTCGCTGGAACTGTTGCGTATGGAGTTTCGAAGTACCTGCAGAATGAGAATCTTAAAGACCTAAAATGA